Genomic segment of Candidatus Chlorohelix allophototropha:
TTAGGTGGGGCGCTGGCAGGTGCAGCAGGCGTGATTTACGGAATTTATCAGGTTCAGGGCACTGTACGCTATGACCTAGGCTTTGTGAACGGGTTGTTCGCCTTTACTGCGGCGGTGCTAGGCGGTATCGGCAACGTGAACGGGGCAGTATTGGGCGGCTTGTTTATCGGTCTGATTTATTCGATTAGCCAGTCTAGTGTATTCCAGCTTACTTTTAATTACCTTAACCTGTCAGTTTGGGCGGCGGTATCCGTGTTTGTAATTCTGGTGTTGGTGATGGTATTCCGCCCTACAGGTATTTTGGGCGACAACGTGCAGGAGAAGGTGTAAGCTATGGCAGATACCAATACCCAAACAAAACCACAATCTACGCCTTCCGGTAAAGCTCCAAATCCTTTTGCTCGGTTTCAAGGCGGAAACACCAAATTAGTCGGGTTCTTCGTGCTGGCGGTTTTCTTTTTGGCATTGCCTTTCGTGGCAAAACCTATTCTCGGAAACTTTGGACCTACGGTATTCCCAGATACTTTCTCGGCAGTTAACAGTACCCTCATCTTTATACTGTTGGCGCTAGGCTTGAATATTGTGGTAGGCTACGCCGGGTTGCTTGACTTAGGTTATGCCGCCTTCTTTGCCATCGGTGGTTACACGATGGGTTTTCTCACTGCATCCCAGAGCAAGTTATATGATACGCCTTTTCACACTAATTTTTGGGTAGCGCTTCCTATCAGCTTTTTGATGGCGGCTCTTTTCGGCGTATTATTGGGTGCTCCTACTCTTGGTCTACGCGGCGATTATTTGGCAATCGTTACACTTGGCTTCGGCGAAATTGTTCCGATTACCTTTAACAACCTCACCCAATTGACAGGTGGTGACACCGGTCTGGCGGGATTGCAGCAACCCAAACTGTTTGACTTCCAGTTTTCTTCATCGACTATCGAGGCATGGTATCTGATTGCTCTAGTGGTAGTCTTCTTCTCAATATTTATGATAAGAAGGCTTATAGATTCACGTATAGGTAGAGCATGGATGGCAATGCGCGAAGATGAAGTAGCGGCTTCCGCGATGGGTATTGACTTAGTAAAAACCAAATTGCTGGCTTTCGGTTTGGGCGCTTCGTTCTCCGGTTTTGCCGGGGCAATTTTCGCTAACAGCTTAGGTTCAGCCAATCCTTCCCAATTCAAGTTTGACGTTTCGATTTTCGTGCTGTCAATGATTATTCTCGGTGGTCTGGGCAACCTATGGGGCGTAATTTTCGGCGCCGCGGCTTTAGCCATGACCGACCGTTACTTTATACCATTTTTTACTGAGCAAGTTCGTAAAGTGGCGGACGGTATTCAGCTTGATTCTAAATTGGTAGATGGAGTCAGAATCACTGATCCAAATATTCTGAAGGATATTTTGACTAATGTGGCTACGAACTCCCGCTTGCTGCTGTTTGGTCTGATTCTGGTGACAATGATGTTGGTACGCCCGGAAGGTATATTCCCAAGTGGACGGCGCAAGATGGAATTGCATGCTGGTTCTAGCAAAGATATGCAGCCGATGTTGATCGGTTCGGAAGACCCTCTGGAACAAATGGCAGAGAGCCATT
This window contains:
- a CDS encoding branched-chain amino acid ABC transporter permease gives rise to the protein MADTNTQTKPQSTPSGKAPNPFARFQGGNTKLVGFFVLAVFFLALPFVAKPILGNFGPTVFPDTFSAVNSTLIFILLALGLNIVVGYAGLLDLGYAAFFAIGGYTMGFLTASQSKLYDTPFHTNFWVALPISFLMAALFGVLLGAPTLGLRGDYLAIVTLGFGEIVPITFNNLTQLTGGDTGLAGLQQPKLFDFQFSSSTIEAWYLIALVVVFFSIFMIRRLIDSRIGRAWMAMREDEVAASAMGIDLVKTKLLAFGLGASFSGFAGAIFANSLGSANPSQFKFDVSIFVLSMIILGGLGNLWGVIFGAAALAMTDRYFIPFFTEQVRKVADGIQLDSKLVDGVRITDPNILKDILTNVATNSRLLLFGLILVTMMLVRPEGIFPSGRRKMELHAGSSKDMQPMLIGSEDPLEQMAESHSLTFNPSVTESTIQDKHDKKHKNK